One region of Monomorium pharaonis isolate MP-MQ-018 chromosome 11, ASM1337386v2, whole genome shotgun sequence genomic DNA includes:
- the LOC105837839 gene encoding WD repeat-containing protein 55 homolog — protein MNLPTNDNDTTIPATAVKGHLQWRVVGRSSSRRKCLHFVLLYYLQPTAEQTYSFVPYNTAIIPKQSSKFLCNSIISKKNLNKASFLFSRMHWKTDNLMPDNADNDDSDVNMDTSDDSNDDDDDDDESLTNESTSDSNDNIIPIIKESKALASISAGRPLPQQNNKKDDSINLDADKVVKAILDAEKLHRNHPPSIILEDMITDICFHPKMDTIGIASVTGDVFMYKYNNEGTNLVSTMELHLKACRDIEFSEDGRFLFSTGKDLCIAITDIETEKLTRLYEKAHEQPVYTMTIINEYVFVTGDDDGVVKLWDLRQKECEPVFSIKEMKDYVSTMITNRDAKYLVCASGDSLTTINIPERKLHVQSEEHDDELICLGLFKLESKLLSASNKGKMYVYNWGEFGLHSDEFPSVTKKAINCMIPVTENIVITGGEDGIVRAISLFPHRHLGIVGQHNFSVETLDISNNGTLIASSSHDNDIKFWNVQYFETLNVTEPKKGGKRKWLEYNLPSSQINNRSDFFAEL, from the exons ATGAATTTACCGACAAACGACAATGATACGACTATACCTGCAACGGCtgtaaagggccatctacaatggagagtcgtaggccgtagcagtagtcgtagaaaatgtctccacttcgtattgctttattatttacagcctacag CAGAACAAACCTATAGCTTTGTACCGTACAACACTGCGATAATACCGAAACAATCAagcaaatttttgtgtaattcaattatatcTAAGAAAAATCTCAACAAAGCGTCATTCCTTTTTTCAAGAATGCATTGGAAAACTG ATAATTTAATGCCTGATAATGCTGATAATGATGATAGTGATGTGAATATGGATACAAGTGATGATAGTAatgacgatgatgatgatgatgatgaaaGTTTAACAAACGAATCTACATCAGATAGCAATGACAATATAATTCCTATTATCAAGGAATCGAAAGCTTTGGCATCTATTTCAGCAG GTAGACCATTACCTCAGCAAAACAACAAAAAGGATGATTCTATTAATTTGGATGCAGATAAAGTTGTTAAAGCTATATTAGATGCAGAAAAATTGCACAGGAATCATCCACCTTCTATTATATTAGAAGATATGATAACAGATATATGTTTCCATCCTAAGATGGACACTATAGGCATAGCCAGTGTTACAGGAGATGTTTTCAT gtataaatataacaatgagGGTACTAACCTTGTGTCGACCATGGAATTGCATCTTAAAGCTTGCCGAGACATTGAGTTTAGTGAGGATGGACGATTCTTATTCTCGACTGGAAAAGATTTATGTATAGCGATAACTGATATAGAGACAGAAAAACTAACTAGGTTGTACGAAAAAGCCCATga acaaCCTGTATACACAATGACGATAATCAACGAGTATGTATTTGTAACAGGCGACGATGATGGGGTAGTAAAAc TCTGGGATCTTAGACAGAAGGAATGTGAGCCGGTATTTTCTATAAAGGAGATGAAGGACTATGTCAGTACAATGATAACCAATAGAGACGCCAAGTATTTAGTTTGCGCTAGTGGCGATAGTTTAACAACTATAAATATACCAGAAAGAAAACTGCATGTACAg TCCGAAGAACACGATGACGAGCTAATCTGTCtaggtttatttaaattggaaagtaaattattatcgGCTAGCAATAAAGGAAAAATGTATGTGTACAATTGGGGAGAATTTGGATTACATTCGGATGAATTTCCAAGTGTCACAAAGAAGGCCATAAATTGTATGATTCCAGTTACAGAAAATATAGTGATAACTGGTGGAGAGGATGGAATAGTTAG AGCGATCAGTTTGTTTCCTCATCGTCATCTTGGCATAGTTGGACAACACAACTTTTCTGTCGAGACACTCGACATCAGCAACAATGGCACTCTAATAGCATCCTCTTCGCACGACAATGATATCAAATTTTGGAATGTACAATATTTCGAGACCTTAAATGTCACTGAGCCCAAAAAGGGTGGAAAGCGAAAGTGGCTTGAATACAATCTTCCTAGcagtcaaattaataatcgatCCGATTTCTTTGCCGAATTGTAa